Genomic segment of Corynebacterium urealyticum DSM 7109:
GCACGGTCGCACGCATCGCGCACCAAATCATCGAGAAGACGGCTCTAGACAGCGGATCCGCCCGGCGGGTCGTGGTTTTGGGTATTCCGTCTGGGGGAGTGCCGCTCGCGGAGCGGCTGCAGAAAAAGATCAGCGAATTCAGTGGCGTGGATGTGTTCCAAGGCTCGCTGGATATCACGCTGTACCGGGACGATCTGGGGCGCGGCCCGCACCGTGCGCTCAAGCCCACGATCATCCCGGACGAGGGGATCGACGGCGCAACCGTCATCTTGGTCGACGACGTCCTGTTTTCGGGCCGCACCATCCGCGCCGCGTTGGACGCCCTCCGGGATCTCGGTCGACCCGATGCCGTTCAGCTGGCCGTCCTGATTGACCGCGGTCACCGGCAGCTGCCGATTCGCGCCGATTACGTGGGCAAGAACATTCCGACGGCAGCCTCCGAGGACGTCACCGTCGCTCTCCACGAGCTCGACGGCCGCGACGAGGTCACCCTGACCCGATCGACCACACCCGCCGACCAGCAACCAGCGAATCAGGGCGGGCAGGTACCGCCCGCTGCAGACAAGGGGCGTGCGTAGTGAAGAATCTGCTTAGCATTTCCGATCTCACTCCGAATGAGATTTTGAGCATCATGGACGAGGCGGATCGCTTCGCCGAGGCGTTGAAGGGCCGCGAGGTCAAGAAGCTGCCGACCCTGCGGGGACGCACCGTGTTCACGATGTTCTACGAGAACTCCACCCGAACCCGGGCCAGCTTCGAAACGGCGGGGAAGTGGATGAGCGCGGACGTCATTAACATCTCCGCGTCTTCCTCGAGCGTGAAGAAGGGCGAGTCCCTCCGGGACACGGCACTGACGCTGAAGTCCATCGGCGCCGATGCGCTGGTCATGCGCCACCCGTCCTCCGGAGCGGCGCAGCACGTTGCCAACTTCATCGGCGATACGGCCGTGATCAACGCTGGCGATGGCTCCAACCAGCACCCCACCCAGGCGCTGCTCGATGCCACGACGCTGCGCCGCCAAAGGGGTGATCTGTCGGGGCAGCACGTCGTGATCGTCGGTGACATCCTGCACTCCCGCGTCGCCCGCTCCAACGCGCAGCTGCTCAATGCTCTGGGCGCGGACGTCACCTTCGTCGCACCTCCGACGCTGCTTCCGATCGGGGTGGAGAACTGGGGCGTGCGCGTCAGCCACGATCTTGACGCGGAGCTGCCGAGCGCCGACGCGGTCATGATGCTGCGGGTCCAGGCGGAGCGCATGAACGGTGGTTTCTTCCCCTCGCACCGCGAGTACGCCACCCGATACGGACTGTCGAAGGCCCGCCACGCCATGCTGAAGCCGGACGCGGTCGTCATGCACCCCGGTCCGATGCTGCGCGGCATGGAGATCAACTACAGCGTCGCGGACGCCCCGAACACCGTCGTGCTCCAGCAGGTCACCGCCGGTGTCCACGTCCGCATGGCGATCCTCTTCCAGCTGCTGATCGGCGGCCACTCCGCCTCCGAGACCGAGACAGACGCTTAAGGCCAGAAAGGACAAGCGATTTTTATGGTCGACAACAAGAACTTTCCCCCGACTGGCCCACTGGCTGCGCACCCGGCGGGCGCCGAGAACGCGGTGCTGCTGAAGGGCGTGCTCATCTATGGTGAAGGCGAGCCCCAGGACGTCCTTCTCTCCGACGGCGTGATCGCCAAGATCGGTGCAGATCTCTCCACCGAGGCTCCGGCTGAGGCTGAGGTGCTCGACCTTTCTGGACAGGTACTCCTGCCGGGCCTGGTGGACATGCACGTTCACCTGCGCGAGCCGGGCCGCGAGGACACCGAGACCATTGCCTCCGGCTCCGCTGCTGCTGCGAAGGGTGGGTTTACCGCCGTGTTCACCATGGCGAATACCTCCCCGGTCATGGATGACCCAGCCATCGCGGAAAGCGTCTGGTACAAGGGCCAGAACACAAACCTCTGTGATGTCCACCCCGTCGGCTCCATCTCCAAGGGACTGGAAGGTAAGGAACTCACCGAGTTCGGCAT
This window contains:
- the pyrR gene encoding bifunctional pyr operon transcriptional regulator/uracil phosphoribosyltransferase PyrR → MNPTVDSHSVVLLNPDDVNRTVARIAHQIIEKTALDSGSARRVVVLGIPSGGVPLAERLQKKISEFSGVDVFQGSLDITLYRDDLGRGPHRALKPTIIPDEGIDGATVILVDDVLFSGRTIRAALDALRDLGRPDAVQLAVLIDRGHRQLPIRADYVGKNIPTAASEDVTVALHELDGRDEVTLTRSTTPADQQPANQGGQVPPAADKGRA
- a CDS encoding aspartate carbamoyltransferase catalytic subunit produces the protein MKNLLSISDLTPNEILSIMDEADRFAEALKGREVKKLPTLRGRTVFTMFYENSTRTRASFETAGKWMSADVINISASSSSVKKGESLRDTALTLKSIGADALVMRHPSSGAAQHVANFIGDTAVINAGDGSNQHPTQALLDATTLRRQRGDLSGQHVVIVGDILHSRVARSNAQLLNALGADVTFVAPPTLLPIGVENWGVRVSHDLDAELPSADAVMMLRVQAERMNGGFFPSHREYATRYGLSKARHAMLKPDAVVMHPGPMLRGMEINYSVADAPNTVVLQQVTAGVHVRMAILFQLLIGGHSASETETDA